The following proteins are encoded in a genomic region of Streptomyces gobiensis:
- the rpsA gene encoding 30S ribosomal protein S1, producing the protein MTSSTETTVTTPQVAVNDIGSEEEFLAAIDETIKYFNDGDIVDGVIVKVDRDEVLLDIGYKTEGVIPSRELSIKHDVDPNEVVAVGDEIEALVLQKEDKEGRLILSKKRAQYERAWGTIEKIKEEDGIVTGTVIEVVKGGLILDIGLRGFLPASLVEMRRVRDLQPYVGKELEAKIIELDKNRNNVVLSRRAWLEQTQSEVRQTFLTTLQKGQVRSGVVSSIVNFGAFVDLGGVDGLVHVSELSWKHIDHPSEVVEVGQEVTVEVLDVDMDRERVSLSLKATQEDPWQQFARTHQIGQVVPGKVTKLVPFGAFVRVDEGIEGLVHISELAERHVEIPEQVVQVNDEIFVKVIDIDLERRRISLSLKQANESFGADPMAVEFDPTLYGMAASYDDQGNYIYPEGFDPEANDWLEGYEKQREEWERQYAEAQTRFEQHQAQVVKSREADAQAEAEGATAGTPAPQGASQGGGGGGGGSYSSESTDDAGALASDEALAALREKLAGGQS; encoded by the coding sequence ATGACGAGCAGCACCGAGACCACCGTGACCACCCCGCAGGTTGCGGTAAACGACATCGGTTCCGAGGAAGAATTCCTCGCCGCGATCGACGAGACGATCAAGTACTTCAACGACGGCGACATCGTCGACGGCGTCATCGTGAAGGTCGACCGGGACGAGGTCCTGCTCGACATCGGTTACAAGACCGAGGGTGTCATCCCTTCCCGTGAGCTTTCGATCAAGCACGACGTCGACCCCAATGAGGTCGTCGCTGTCGGTGACGAGATCGAGGCCCTTGTGCTCCAGAAGGAGGACAAGGAAGGCCGCCTGATCCTCTCGAAGAAGCGCGCCCAGTACGAGCGCGCCTGGGGCACGATCGAGAAGATCAAGGAAGAGGACGGCATCGTCACCGGTACCGTCATCGAGGTCGTCAAGGGTGGCCTCATCCTCGACATCGGCCTCCGTGGCTTCCTCCCGGCCTCTCTGGTCGAGATGCGCCGCGTCCGCGACCTTCAGCCCTACGTGGGCAAGGAGCTCGAGGCCAAGATCATCGAGCTGGACAAGAACCGCAACAACGTGGTCCTGTCCCGCCGTGCCTGGCTGGAGCAGACCCAGAGCGAGGTCCGCCAGACCTTCCTCACCACCCTTCAGAAGGGCCAGGTGCGCTCCGGCGTCGTCTCCTCCATCGTCAACTTCGGTGCCTTCGTGGACCTGGGTGGCGTCGACGGTCTGGTGCACGTCTCCGAGCTGTCCTGGAAGCACATCGACCACCCGTCCGAGGTCGTCGAGGTCGGCCAGGAGGTCACGGTCGAGGTCCTGGACGTCGACATGGACCGCGAGCGCGTCTCCCTGTCGCTCAAGGCGACCCAGGAAGACCCGTGGCAGCAGTTCGCCCGGACCCACCAGATCGGTCAGGTCGTCCCGGGCAAGGTCACCAAGCTGGTGCCGTTCGGTGCGTTCGTCCGCGTGGACGAGGGCATCGAGGGTCTGGTCCACATCTCCGAGCTGGCCGAGCGCCACGTGGAGATCCCGGAGCAGGTCGTCCAGGTCAACGACGAGATCTTCGTCAAGGTCATCGACATCGACCTCGAGCGCCGCCGCATCAGCCTCTCGCTGAAGCAGGCCAACGAGTCCTTCGGTGCCGACCCGATGGCCGTCGAGTTCGACCCGACCCTGTACGGCATGGCCGCGTCCTACGACGACCAGGGCAACTACATCTACCCCGAGGGCTTCGACCCCGAGGCCAACGACTGGCTCGAGGGCTACGAGAAGCAGCGCGAGGAGTGGGAGCGCCAGTACGCCGAGGCGCAGACCCGCTTCGAGCAGCACCAGGCGCAGGTCGTCAAGTCCCGCGAGGCGGACGCCCAGGCCGAGGCGGAGGGTGCCACCGCTGGCACCCCGGCCCCGCAGGGCGCCAGCCAGGGCGGCGG
- a CDS encoding class I SAM-dependent methyltransferase — protein sequence MIQEYEPQATRRNAGEAESSRASRGWWDRNADEYQREHGGFLGDDRFIWGPEGLDEEQARLLGDPGDLAGRQVLEIGAGAAQCSRWLAAQGARPVALDLSHRQLQHALRIGAEGIGLVQADAGALPFRDGVFDLACSAYGAVPFIADPVRVFREVRRVLRPGGRWVFSVTHPIRWALPDEPGPEGLTVSASYFDRTPYIEQDATGRAVYVEHHRTLGDRVRDVVAGGFRLLDLVEPEWPAWNQQEWGGWSPLRGQLIPGTAIFVCARD from the coding sequence ATGATCCAGGAGTACGAGCCGCAGGCCACCCGGCGTAACGCCGGAGAGGCGGAGAGCAGCCGGGCGAGCCGGGGCTGGTGGGACCGGAACGCGGACGAGTATCAGCGCGAGCACGGGGGCTTCCTCGGCGACGACCGGTTCATCTGGGGCCCGGAGGGGCTGGATGAGGAGCAGGCCCGGCTGCTCGGAGATCCCGGGGATCTCGCCGGGCGGCAGGTGCTGGAGATCGGGGCGGGAGCGGCCCAGTGCTCGCGCTGGCTGGCGGCACAGGGCGCCCGGCCGGTGGCGCTCGACCTCTCCCACCGGCAGCTGCAGCACGCGCTGCGGATCGGGGCCGAGGGCATCGGGCTGGTTCAGGCGGACGCGGGGGCCCTGCCCTTCCGCGACGGCGTGTTCGACCTGGCGTGCTCCGCGTACGGCGCGGTGCCCTTCATCGCCGACCCGGTGCGGGTCTTCCGTGAGGTGCGGCGGGTCCTGCGGCCGGGAGGCCGCTGGGTCTTCTCGGTCACCCATCCGATCCGGTGGGCACTGCCGGACGAGCCGGGGCCGGAGGGGCTCACCGTGTCGGCCTCCTACTTCGACCGGACGCCGTATATCGAGCAGGACGCGACGGGCCGGGCTGTCTATGTGGAGCACCACCGGACGCTGGGCGACCGGGTACGTGATGTGGTCGCCGGCGGCTTCCGGCTGCTCGACCTGGTGGAGCCGGAGTGGCCCGCCTGGAACCAGCAGGAGTGGGGCGGCTGGTCACCGCTGCGGGGACAGCTGATCCCGGGCACAGCGATTTTCGTCTGTGCGCGGGACTAG
- the hrpB gene encoding ATP-dependent helicase HrpB, translating to MLRTDALDQLPVRTALPALRDALAARGAAVLCAPPGTGKTTLVPLVLAGLVGDGPPQRVLVAEPRRIAARAAARRMAWLLREQVGGKVGFTVRGERRAGRDTVVEVVTTGVLLQRLQRDQELPGVDVVILDECHERHLDADTAAAFLLDIRAALRPELRLVAASATTDAAGWARLLDAPVVAAQGVSHPVEVVWAPPLWPVKPPHGMHVDPALLGHVAAVVRRALGEREGDVLCFLPGVGEIAKVAGRLGAVDAEVLQVHGRAPAAVQDAVLAGGGQQRRVVLATAVAESSLTVPGVRVVVDAGLAREPRMDHARGLSALTTVRASRAAARQRAGRAGREAPGAVYRCWAEGEDARRPRFPSPEIAVADLTTFALQAACWGDAEASGLALLDRPPGGAMAAAREVLTAIGAVDAGGRPTDRGERMARLGLHPRLARALLDGAQAVGVRAAAEVVALLSEAAPREYGDDVAAALGAVRRSGRHDAYAGRWRAEAGRLRAALGDLPSRPPLPGGTGPGGAGPGGAGDGDGAGLVVALAYPERVARMRGKDAYLMASGTRAEYGGGASWVAVAVADRPAGAASARVRLAAEIDEETARLAASALYAEREEVRWDAERREVIARSVERLGAIELTERTLRAPDPGRVRAALLDGLRREGLGLLRWPPQAVSLRQRMAFLHRELGAPWPDVSDAALLERAEEWLTGDALAGDALGKVDTTALLNGLLPWAGGAAARLDELAPERIEVPSGSRVRIDYAGGQPVLAVKLQELFGWTATPRLAAGRVPMLVHLLSPAGRPAAVTADLASFWRDGYRAVRAELRGRYPKHPWPEDPAPAEPTRRTKPRR from the coding sequence GTGCTCCGTACCGACGCGCTGGATCAGCTCCCCGTACGTACCGCCCTGCCCGCACTGCGTGACGCGCTCGCGGCGCGTGGGGCCGCCGTGCTGTGCGCGCCGCCCGGGACGGGGAAGACCACGCTGGTGCCGCTGGTGCTCGCCGGGCTGGTGGGGGACGGGCCGCCGCAGCGGGTGCTGGTCGCCGAGCCGCGGCGGATCGCGGCGCGGGCCGCGGCCCGGCGGATGGCGTGGCTGCTGCGTGAGCAGGTGGGCGGGAAGGTCGGCTTCACCGTGCGCGGGGAGCGGCGGGCCGGCCGCGACACCGTGGTGGAGGTGGTGACGACCGGTGTGCTGTTGCAGCGGCTGCAACGGGACCAGGAGCTGCCCGGCGTCGATGTGGTCATCCTCGATGAATGCCATGAGCGGCATCTGGACGCCGATACGGCCGCTGCCTTCCTGCTCGATATACGGGCCGCCCTCCGGCCGGAGCTGCGCCTGGTCGCGGCGTCGGCGACCACGGACGCGGCGGGCTGGGCCCGGCTGCTGGACGCGCCGGTCGTCGCGGCGCAAGGGGTCAGCCACCCGGTGGAGGTGGTGTGGGCGCCTCCCCTATGGCCCGTCAAGCCGCCGCATGGGATGCACGTGGATCCGGCGCTGCTGGGCCATGTCGCGGCCGTGGTGAGGCGGGCGCTGGGTGAGCGGGAGGGGGATGTGCTGTGTTTTCTGCCCGGGGTCGGGGAGATCGCCAAGGTGGCCGGGCGGCTGGGGGCGGTGGACGCCGAGGTGCTTCAGGTGCATGGGCGGGCTCCAGCCGCCGTGCAGGACGCAGTGCTGGCCGGTGGCGGTCAGCAGCGGCGGGTCGTGCTGGCCACGGCGGTGGCGGAGTCAAGCCTGACGGTGCCGGGCGTACGGGTCGTGGTGGACGCGGGGCTGGCGCGGGAGCCGCGGATGGATCACGCCCGGGGGCTGAGCGCGCTGACGACCGTACGGGCCTCCCGGGCGGCGGCCCGGCAGCGCGCCGGCCGGGCGGGGCGGGAGGCGCCGGGGGCGGTGTACCGGTGCTGGGCTGAAGGGGAGGACGCGCGGCGGCCGCGCTTTCCGTCGCCGGAGATCGCAGTGGCGGATCTGACCACGTTTGCCCTGCAGGCGGCGTGCTGGGGCGATGCGGAGGCGAGCGGGCTGGCGTTGCTCGATCGGCCGCCGGGCGGGGCGATGGCGGCGGCGCGGGAGGTACTGACGGCCATCGGGGCCGTTGACGCCGGTGGGCGGCCGACGGACCGGGGCGAGCGGATGGCGCGGCTCGGGCTGCATCCCCGGCTGGCGCGGGCGCTGCTGGACGGTGCGCAGGCGGTGGGGGTGCGGGCGGCGGCGGAGGTGGTCGCGTTGCTGAGCGAGGCCGCGCCTCGCGAATACGGTGATGATGTCGCGGCCGCCTTGGGTGCGGTGCGGCGAAGTGGCCGGCACGACGCCTACGCGGGGCGGTGGCGTGCCGAAGCCGGGCGGCTGCGGGCCGCGCTGGGGGATCTCCCCTCCCGCCCGCCCCTTCCTGGCGGTACTGGTCCTGGCGGCGCTGGTCCTGGTGGCGCTGGGGACGGGGACGGTGCCGGGCTGGTTGTCGCGTTGGCGTATCCGGAGCGGGTGGCGCGGATGCGGGGCAAGGACGCTTACCTCATGGCGTCCGGAACCCGGGCCGAGTACGGGGGCGGCGCCTCCTGGGTGGCGGTGGCCGTGGCGGACCGGCCCGCGGGGGCCGCGTCGGCCAGGGTGCGGCTCGCGGCGGAGATCGACGAGGAAACGGCTCGGCTCGCGGCGTCGGCGCTCTACGCGGAACGCGAGGAGGTCCGATGGGACGCGGAGCGGCGTGAGGTCATCGCGCGGAGTGTTGAGCGGCTGGGCGCCATTGAGCTGACGGAGCGCACACTGCGCGCGCCGGACCCCGGGCGGGTACGGGCCGCGCTCCTCGACGGGCTCCGCAGGGAAGGGCTGGGACTGCTGCGCTGGCCGCCTCAGGCCGTATCGCTGCGGCAGCGGATGGCCTTCCTGCACCGGGAGTTGGGGGCTCCCTGGCCGGATGTGTCGGACGCGGCGCTGCTGGAGCGCGCCGAGGAGTGGCTGACCGGTGACGCTCTCGCCGGTGACGCTCTGGGCAAGGTCGACACCACAGCGCTGCTGAACGGGCTGCTGCCCTGGGCGGGCGGTGCGGCCGCGCGGCTGGACGAACTGGCGCCGGAGCGGATCGAGGTGCCGTCCGGTTCCCGGGTCCGTATTGACTACGCGGGCGGACAGCCGGTGCTCGCCGTCAAGCTGCAGGAGCTCTTCGGCTGGACCGCGACCCCGCGGCTCGCGGCTGGGCGGGTGCCGATGCTGGTGCACCTGCTCTCCCCCGCCGGGCGGCCCGCTGCCGTCACGGCGGATCTCGCGTCGTTCTGGCGGGACGGCTATCGCGCCGTACGGGCTGAACTGCGCGGGCGGTATCCCAAGCACCCCTGGCCGGAGGACCCGGCCCCCGCGGAGCCGACCCGGCGGACCAAGCCCCGGCGCTGA
- a CDS encoding DUF3068 domain-containing protein has product MRRKASLILLALAVFLAALAPLLRWYAFPRLVKVPPSEYQTMVLEARNATLLDYASMKPKKVDRISIVQTLKGNVAEAKKVKAEHGRDVVVWDTMSYVADDKGKMVSQIPERYIFDAHSQQPVNADGEHVDGDKVKRDGIAYKWPFLTEKRDYAYFDMQTRASAPIHYKGTRNIRGMEVYYFEQTIPWTKVPVPKKLPLGATPDTVEQVGLERWYTTKRMFWIEPLTGAPLNGEEIHTEEMRWTNDPDKEPLTAFDGHVKMRPDFFEANIDLVRSNRQLLLIFRSYAPLALLTLGSGLLALALLLEARSRRPAKPAKPA; this is encoded by the coding sequence ATGCGCCGTAAAGCCAGCCTGATCCTGCTCGCCCTCGCCGTCTTCCTGGCCGCCCTCGCCCCGCTGCTGCGCTGGTACGCCTTCCCCCGGCTGGTGAAGGTGCCGCCCAGCGAGTACCAGACGATGGTCCTGGAGGCGCGTAACGCCACTCTCCTTGACTACGCCTCCATGAAGCCCAAGAAGGTCGACAGGATCAGCATCGTGCAGACCCTCAAGGGCAATGTGGCCGAGGCGAAGAAGGTCAAGGCCGAGCACGGCCGTGATGTCGTCGTCTGGGACACCATGAGCTATGTCGCCGACGACAAGGGCAAGATGGTCTCGCAGATCCCCGAACGCTATATCTTCGACGCCCATTCGCAGCAGCCGGTCAACGCCGATGGTGAACATGTCGACGGCGACAAGGTCAAACGCGACGGCATCGCGTACAAGTGGCCGTTCCTCACCGAGAAACGGGACTACGCCTACTTCGATATGCAGACCCGTGCCTCCGCACCCATCCACTACAAGGGCACCCGGAATATCCGCGGTATGGAGGTCTACTACTTTGAGCAGACCATTCCCTGGACCAAGGTGCCGGTGCCGAAGAAACTTCCGCTGGGCGCTACCCCCGATACCGTCGAACAGGTCGGCCTGGAGCGCTGGTACACCACCAAGCGGATGTTCTGGATCGAGCCCCTGACCGGCGCCCCGCTCAACGGAGAGGAGATCCACACCGAGGAGATGCGGTGGACCAACGACCCGGACAAAGAGCCGCTGACCGCCTTCGACGGGCATGTGAAGATGCGCCCGGACTTCTTCGAAGCCAATATCGACCTCGTCAGGTCCAACCGCCAGCTCCTGCTGATCTTCCGCAGCTATGCCCCGCTGGCCCTGCTCACCCTTGGCAGCGGTCTCCTGGCCCTTGCCCTGCTGCTGGAGGCCCGCTCCCGCCGCCCCGCCAAACCCGCCAAACCCGCCTGA
- a CDS encoding SPW_0924 family protein, producing the protein MRALIAAAIGLAAALALVFTVTAIGAPPGETSPEPLLTTVPAAPERP; encoded by the coding sequence ATGCGCGCCCTCATCGCCGCCGCCATCGGGCTGGCCGCAGCCCTGGCCCTCGTCTTCACGGTCACCGCCATCGGCGCACCCCCGGGTGAGACATCCCCCGAACCGCTGCTGACCACCGTCCCAGCCGCCCCCGAGCGCCCGTAG